Within Raineyella sp. W15-4, the genomic segment GTCCGAGCTCCCGTACGACCGGACCAAGCTGTCGAAGGAGTACCTGCAGGGTCGGATGGACCGGACCGCCATCCGGCTGCACGACGAGACCTGGTACGTCGATCACGAGGTCGACCTGCGGCTCGGCACGGTCGTCGAGTCGATCGACCGGGCCGCCCGGACGGTCCGGCTGACCACCGGGGAGACGCTCCCCTATCACCGGCTGGTCCTGGCCACCGGCGCGGACTCCCGCCGGATCCCGTTCCCCGGCGCGGACCTGCCCGGGGTGATGGCGCTGCGTGAGCTGGGTGAATCCGATGCGCTGAAGGACCTCTTCGCGGCCGGCGGCCAGCTGGCCGTGGTGGGCGCCGGCTGGATCGGTCTCGAGGTGGCCGCCTCGGCCCGGCAGGCCGGGATGACCGTGACGGTGGTCGCCCCCAACGTGCAACCGCTGGACAACATCCTGGGGCCCCGGATCGGCGCGTACTTCGCCGACCTGCACGTCCGCAACGGCATCGACCTGAGGATGGGGGTCGGCGCCCGGGGCGTCCTGGAACGTGACGGTCGCGCCGGGGGCATCGTGACCGACCACGGCGACATCGCCGCCGATGCGGTGCTGATCGCCGTCGGCGCCGTCCCCCGGGTCGCCCTTGCCGAGCAGGCCGGTCTGGCGGTGGACAACGGGGTGCTGACCGACGAGCGGCTGGTCACCAGCGATCCGGCGATCCTGGCCGTCGGCGACATCGCCAACGCCCACAACACCCTCCTCGGCCAGCGACTGCGGCGCGAGCACTGGGACAACGCCCTGCGCCAGGGCGCACTGGCGGCCCGGACGATCCTCGACCTGGCAGGCACGTACGACTGGCAGCCGTACTTCTACACCGACCAGTTCGACCTCGGGATGGAGTACGTCGGCAACAACCTCGCCAGCGACGAGCCGGTGGTGCGCGGCGCGCTGGAATCGGGTGAGTTCATCGTGTTCTGGCAGCGTGACGGGGTCGTCACCGCAGCGATGAACGTCAACATCTGGGACGTCAACGACACCCTGCGCGGGATCGTCGGCCGGCGGGTGGACCGGGAGCGACTGGTCGACCAGGAGATCCCGCTGGCCGACCTCCCCTGATCGTCCCCGCCCGCTGGGGATTCACCGGGCTTCCGGGCGGATCCGATCCTCCTCGGAGCCGACCAGGGTCGGCCGCAGGGCAGCGACCACGGGCGCCAGCTCCGCGACGTCGGCAGCCTCGGCCAGCGCGGATGTCAGGGCGGATCCGTACGCGCCGCGGGCACCGTCGAGGGCGGCCCGGCCCTGGTCGGTGAGCTCGGCGTAGATACCGCGGCGGTCGTCCGCGCACAGGTAGCGGGCAAGCAGGCCGCGGTGCTCGAGACGGTCGACGAGGCGGGTGGTGGCGCTCTCCGACAGCGCGGTCGCCCGGGCCACCTGGCTCATCCGCAGGTGGTGACGGCCGTGCTGGCGACAGAGCACGTCCAGCAGGGTGTACTCGACCACCGACAGTCCGGCCTCCTCCCGCAGGGCTTGATCGGCGGCCCGCTCGACCCGCGCGTGCAGCTCGGCGACCAACCGCCAGCCCTGGGCGCGCACCTCGGGCGCGTCATCCGGATATCCCACTGTTCCACCTCCCTGACCTCGGCCCTCGACCCGTGTTGCACCCGAAGGTACCCCGCGTGTGCAACAACTGCCAGCTCTGACCCCAGGGGGCCGGATCCGGTTGCCACCCGCGAGCCCTCCTTCCGCTGCGCGCGGATAAACTGACGGTGAACCGTTCCCGGTCCAGGATGACGACAACGGAACTGATCGACGCGCTGCGTCACCACTGACCGGCATCGCCCGATCGGCGCCGGCCCCACCGCCCGGCGGCCGGACCCGTCGACGATGTCGGAACCAGGCCCTGTTTCCGATGATCCGGAGGACGACATGCACGATCGTGCGGGTCAGGTCCACGCACGCGTCACCCCCACCGCCGTCTCGCCGGCGCCGCGGAACGCCGCCATCGACGCCTACCGAGGCATCGCGGTGCTGGTGATGGCGGTGGGCAACCTCGGGCTGGGGGTCCGCTGGGTGCCGGCGGCGCTGAAGCACGCCACCGACATCGGCTTCACCATCGCCGACGTCGTCGCCCCGATGTTCATGCTCTCGATCGCCCTCGTCGTCGGGCTACGCGTCGAGGGGTGGCGGGCCGCCCCGGACAAGCGGCCGATCCGCGGCCGGATGGCCCGGCGCGGGCTGATGCTGCTCGGGTTGGGCGCGGTGATCAGCGGCGGTCAGGCGCTGACCGTGGCCGCGGGCCCGACCGCACTGTCCTGGGGCGTGCTGCAGGCGATCGGCGCCGCGACCCTGCTGCTGCTCCCGGTGGTGCTGCTGCCCGCCTGGGCGCGGTTGGCGAGCGGGGTGGGCTGTCTCCTCGTCTACCAGGTGCTGCTCGATCGCTTCTTCCTGCAGGCGGTGCTGCAGATCTCCTTCGACAGCATCCTCGGCACCCTGTCGTGGGGTGGTTTCTTGATGATCGCGAGCGCGGTCGCCGAGCAGTGGCACCGGACGCGGGGGGCGGTGCGACGTACGGTGCTGCTGGCGACGGTCGGCTTGGGGTCGGCGCTGCTGGCCTGGGGCCTCTCCCCCTGGATCCCGGTCTCGAAGAACCGGGCGTCGCTCACGTACGAACTGCTCGCCCTCGGGCTGTGCCTGCTGCTCTTCGCGATCGTCGCTGCGATCCTCGACGGCCACCCGCACCGTTGGCACTGGCTGCAGAGCCCGGGGCGTCATCCGTTGCCGCTCTACTTCGCCCACCTGATCACCATGGCCTTCCTCACCCTGCCCGGGGTGGACGGCTGGTATGCCGGGGCGCCGGTGTGGCTGACCCTGGTACAGGCGGCGGTGATGGTCGCGGTGCTGCTGACGGTGGCTGCGGTGTTCGATCGGCGTGGCTGGTCGCTGCGCCTCTGAGCGGTCGTCGTCCCGTCTCCTCCGCCGGCCGGCCGGGTCCCCTCGGGAGGATCCCCCGGTCATCCCCGAGCGGCGTCGTCACCGGTTCCGGTCGGAGCCGGGGCAGGACTAGGGTCGACCCGGACAGCGCCGGATCAGGCCGTCAGGTCTCCCAGCTGATCCACAGCTTCGCGCAAGACTGCGCATATGGAGGCGGAGCACGATCCGTGCGCCACGGAGGGACCTGACGGAAGGTCGTAGGAACACATGGGTGAGACTTCAGCCGAGGGATCGGCCGCGACATCGTCGACCACGGGCCGTGCCCCGGACCGGCGACGGCGTCGCACGATCATCATCGTGGTGTCCGTCGTGGTCGTCGTGGCCGTCGTCGTGACGACGATCGCCCTCGCGCTGCGCCCACGTCGGGCGGCGCCGACGGTCGCCTCGTCGACCTACACGGTGCAGCCGTCCTCGCTGACCCGATCGGTGACCGCCTCCGGGACCTTCGAACCGGTGCAGCAGCTGTCGGTGAGCTTCCCTGCCTCCGGCACCATCACCGACGTCAGGGTGGCCGTGGGCGACAAGGTGTCCAAGGGCCAGGTGTTGGCCACCGAGGACTCGGCGGCACTCGGCGCGGCGCTGCAGAGCGCCCAGGCCTCCGTGGACTCAGCCCAGGCCCAGGTCGACGCTCTCACCTCGTCGGCGACGACCGCGCAGCGGACCGCCGCCCAGGCCACGCTCGCCTCCGACCGGGCCAAGCTCACCCAGGCGCAGGCGAACTACGACGGTGCCACTCTCACCGCGCCGATCGCCGGGACCGTCGCGGTGGTGAACATCAGCAAGGGCGGCGTCGCCTCCGGGACCGGCGGTGGTTCCGGATCGAGCGGGTCGTCCTCCGCTGCGGGCTCCGCAGGGTCCGGATCGTCGGGGTCGGGGTCCGGCGCGGCGGCCGCCGCGGCCGGCAGTTCCTCGTCCAGCACGTCCGGTGACGTGGTGGTGGTCGACACCTCCTCCTGGCAGGTCGACGCCTCGGTAGGCGCCGCGGACCTCCCCTCGGTGAAGCCCGGTCAGGCGGTCACCGTCACCGCACCCGATGGGCGTACGTCGCTGACCGGCTCGGTCAGCAGCGTCAGCCAGGTCGCCACCGCCAGTTCGTCGTCCACCAGCGGCACCTCCTCGGCCACCTTCCCGGTGGTCGTCGACGTGACCGATCTCAAGGGCGCCCAGTTGTTCATCGGCAGCACCACCACGGTGTCGATCGCGGTGGAGCAGCTCGACAACGTCCTCGCCGTGCCGACCACAGCGATCGTCCAGGCGAACGGCCACCCTGCGGTCCGGGTGGTGTCGAACGGCGCCACCACGGAGCGGGCGGTGACCCTCGGCGCGGTGATCGGACAGCGCACCGTGGTGACCGACGGACTGACCGCCGGTGACACGATCGTCGTCCCCGGGGTCGGCGGCGTACGCGGCACCGCCAGCGCCTCGCCCGGAGCCACCGGCCAGCGCGGATCGGCCAGCGGCGGAATGTTCAGCCGGGGCGGTCGGTGATGGCCCCGATCCTGTCGCTGCGTGACATCCACAAGACCTACTCCAACGGATCCATCTCGCTGGAAGCCCTGCGCGGCATCGACCTTGATGTCGAGGAGGGCGACTACGTCGCGATCATGGGCCCCTCGGGGAGCGGCAAGTCGACGCTGATGCACATCCTCGGCTGCCTCGACATCGCCACCTCCGGCCGCTACCTGCTGGCCGGGCGGGACGTCAGCACGCTGTCGGAGAAACAGCTGGCGGAGGTGCGCAACCGATCCATCGGGTTCGTCTTCCAGCAGTTCAACCTGCTGCCGAGCATGACCGCCCTGCACAATGTCGAGCTGCCGCTGGTCTACGCCGGGGTCGGCCGGGCCGAGCGGAACGCCCGGGCCCGGGAGGTACTCGAGGCCGTCGGGCTGGCCGACCGGATGGCGCACCGCCCCGGTGAGCTGTCGGGCGGCCAGCAGCAGCGCGTGTCGATCGCCCGGGCGCTGGTGAACAATCCGGACATCCTGCTCGCCGACGAACCCACCGGCAACCTCGACTCGGCGTCCACCGAGGACGTGCTGGACCTGCTGTCCGGACTGCACGCCCGGGGCCGCACCATCATCCTGATCACCCACGAGCACGATGTGGCGTTGCGGTCGGTGCACCAGTACTCCATCCGGGACGGGCTGCTCAGCCCGCTGGAGACGGGAAGCCTCGCATGATGGAGTTCCGCGAGACGCTGCGGACGGCGATCACCGCGATCCTCGGCCGCAAGCTGCGGTCGGCACTGACGATGCTCGGCATCCTGATCGGCATCGCCGCGGTGATGCTGACAGTGGGCCTGGGCCAGGGTGCCCAGGCGGCGATCACCGGCCAGATCAACGCATTGGGCTCCAACCTGTTGATCGTCACCCCCGGCAGCAGCACCAGCCTGACCGGCGTCCGTGGCGGCGCCGGCAGTGCCACCACCCTGACCCTGGACGACGCCACCATGCTGGCCGACCGGGCGGTGGCCCCCGATGTGCAGGCGGTGGCGCCGGTGGTCCAGACCTCGACCTCGGTCGTCGCCGGCGACACCAACTGGACCAGCACGGTGGTCGGCACCACGCCCGACTGGACCACCGTCCGGGCCCGGACCGTCACCGAGGGACGCTTCTTCACCACCGACGAGAACGCCGCCCAGGCCCCGGTCGCGGTGATCGGGTCGACCACCGCGACGAATCTCTTCGGCACCCGCTCCCCCGTCGGGCAGACCATCCAGGTGCACGGCGCCACCCTCACGGTGGTCGGCGTGCTGAACACCGCCGGTA encodes:
- a CDS encoding NAD(P)/FAD-dependent oxidoreductase; this encodes MSEQAIVVVGAGLAGAHVVQGLRAEGFAGPITLLGQESELPYDRTKLSKEYLQGRMDRTAIRLHDETWYVDHEVDLRLGTVVESIDRAARTVRLTTGETLPYHRLVLATGADSRRIPFPGADLPGVMALRELGESDALKDLFAAGGQLAVVGAGWIGLEVAASARQAGMTVTVVAPNVQPLDNILGPRIGAYFADLHVRNGIDLRMGVGARGVLERDGRAGGIVTDHGDIAADAVLIAVGAVPRVALAEQAGLAVDNGVLTDERLVTSDPAILAVGDIANAHNTLLGQRLRREHWDNALRQGALAARTILDLAGTYDWQPYFYTDQFDLGMEYVGNNLASDEPVVRGALESGEFIVFWQRDGVVTAAMNVNIWDVNDTLRGIVGRRVDRERLVDQEIPLADLP
- a CDS encoding MarR family winged helix-turn-helix transcriptional regulator, whose translation is MGYPDDAPEVRAQGWRLVAELHARVERAADQALREEAGLSVVEYTLLDVLCRQHGRHHLRMSQVARATALSESATTRLVDRLEHRGLLARYLCADDRRGIYAELTDQGRAALDGARGAYGSALTSALAEAADVAELAPVVAALRPTLVGSEEDRIRPEAR
- a CDS encoding heparan-alpha-glucosaminide N-acetyltransferase domain-containing protein translates to MHDRAGQVHARVTPTAVSPAPRNAAIDAYRGIAVLVMAVGNLGLGVRWVPAALKHATDIGFTIADVVAPMFMLSIALVVGLRVEGWRAAPDKRPIRGRMARRGLMLLGLGAVISGGQALTVAAGPTALSWGVLQAIGAATLLLLPVVLLPAWARLASGVGCLLVYQVLLDRFFLQAVLQISFDSILGTLSWGGFLMIASAVAEQWHRTRGAVRRTVLLATVGLGSALLAWGLSPWIPVSKNRASLTYELLALGLCLLLFAIVAAILDGHPHRWHWLQSPGRHPLPLYFAHLITMAFLTLPGVDGWYAGAPVWLTLVQAAVMVAVLLTVAAVFDRRGWSLRL
- a CDS encoding efflux RND transporter periplasmic adaptor subunit yields the protein MGETSAEGSAATSSTTGRAPDRRRRRTIIIVVSVVVVVAVVVTTIALALRPRRAAPTVASSTYTVQPSSLTRSVTASGTFEPVQQLSVSFPASGTITDVRVAVGDKVSKGQVLATEDSAALGAALQSAQASVDSAQAQVDALTSSATTAQRTAAQATLASDRAKLTQAQANYDGATLTAPIAGTVAVVNISKGGVASGTGGGSGSSGSSSAAGSAGSGSSGSGSGAAAAAAGSSSSSTSGDVVVVDTSSWQVDASVGAADLPSVKPGQAVTVTAPDGRTSLTGSVSSVSQVATASSSSTSGTSSATFPVVVDVTDLKGAQLFIGSTTTVSIAVEQLDNVLAVPTTAIVQANGHPAVRVVSNGATTERAVTLGAVIGQRTVVTDGLTAGDTIVVPGVGGVRGTASASPGATGQRGSASGGMFSRGGR
- a CDS encoding ABC transporter ATP-binding protein, which codes for MAPILSLRDIHKTYSNGSISLEALRGIDLDVEEGDYVAIMGPSGSGKSTLMHILGCLDIATSGRYLLAGRDVSTLSEKQLAEVRNRSIGFVFQQFNLLPSMTALHNVELPLVYAGVGRAERNARAREVLEAVGLADRMAHRPGELSGGQQQRVSIARALVNNPDILLADEPTGNLDSASTEDVLDLLSGLHARGRTIILITHEHDVALRSVHQYSIRDGLLSPLETGSLA